A DNA window from Mycolicibacter terrae contains the following coding sequences:
- the rapZ gene encoding RNase adapter RapZ → MTREAPKGVRERDVAGPGDGAGIDVVLVTGLSGAGRGTAAKVLEDLGWYVADNLPPDLITRMVDLGLDAGSRITQLAVVMDVRSAGFTGDLDSVRNELATRGINPRVLFMEAGDDVLIRRYEHNRRSHPLQGQQTLTEGIAAERVMLAPVRAVADLVIDTSVLSVRELRESIEEMFGGDAVTAPTSITVESFGFKYGLPMDADMVMDVRFLPNPHWVDDLRPHTGQHPAVRDYVLSQAGADEFLEAYHRLLSLVVGGYRREGKRYMTVAIGCTGGKHRSVAIAEALARLLDTEDDRHELSVRVLHRDLGRE, encoded by the coding sequence ATGACCAGGGAAGCACCGAAGGGCGTGCGGGAGCGCGACGTCGCCGGCCCCGGCGACGGCGCCGGCATCGACGTGGTGTTGGTCACCGGGCTGTCCGGCGCGGGCCGCGGCACCGCCGCCAAGGTGCTCGAGGACCTGGGCTGGTACGTCGCCGACAACCTGCCGCCGGACCTGATCACCCGGATGGTGGACCTGGGGCTGGACGCGGGCTCGCGGATCACCCAATTGGCGGTGGTGATGGACGTGCGCTCGGCCGGTTTCACCGGAGACCTCGACTCGGTCCGCAACGAGCTGGCCACGCGGGGAATCAACCCGCGGGTGCTGTTCATGGAGGCCGGCGACGACGTGCTGATCCGCCGCTACGAACACAACCGCCGCAGCCATCCGTTGCAGGGTCAACAGACGCTCACCGAGGGGATCGCCGCCGAGCGGGTCATGCTGGCGCCGGTCCGCGCGGTGGCCGACCTGGTCATCGACACCTCGGTGCTCAGTGTGCGCGAGCTGCGGGAGAGCATCGAGGAGATGTTCGGCGGGGACGCCGTCACCGCTCCCACGTCGATCACCGTCGAGTCCTTCGGCTTCAAGTACGGCCTGCCGATGGACGCCGACATGGTGATGGACGTGCGGTTCCTGCCCAACCCGCACTGGGTCGACGACCTGCGCCCGCACACCGGACAGCATCCGGCGGTGCGCGACTACGTGCTGAGCCAGGCGGGTGCCGACGAGTTCCTCGAGGCCTACCATCGGCTGCTGTCTCTGGTGGTGGGCGGCTATCGACGAGAGGGAAAGCGATACATGACCGTGGCCATCGGGTGTACCGGCGGCAAACACCGCAGTGTCGCCATCGCCGAGGCGCTGGCGAGGCTGTTGGACACCGAGGACGACCGGCACGAGCTGTCGGTGCGGGTGCTGCACCGGGATCTGGGCCGCGAATGA
- a CDS encoding YvcK family protein, giving the protein MSVEPAHGDPSIVALGGGHGLYATLSAARRLTPHVTAVVTVADDGGSSGRLRSELDVVPPGDLRMALAALASDSPAGRLWATILQHRFGGTGALAGHPIGNLLLAGLSEVLADPVAALDELGRMLGVKGRVLPMCPIALQIEADVSGLDADPRLFGVIRGQVAIATTPGKVRRVRLLPGNPPATRQAVDAIMSADLVVLGPGSWFTSVIPHLLVPGLASALQTTTARRALVLNLVAEPGETAGFSVERHLHVLAQHAPGFTVDHIIIDAGRVPSEREREQLRRAATLFAAEVRFVDVARPGTPLHDPGKLAAALDGVRKAGAPSPAISNPVAAPAEGGGRQSGVSGPSALGPGGDKSWR; this is encoded by the coding sequence ATGAGCGTGGAACCCGCCCATGGCGACCCGAGCATCGTGGCACTCGGCGGCGGGCACGGCCTGTACGCGACACTGTCGGCCGCCCGCCGGTTGACGCCGCACGTCACCGCCGTGGTCACCGTCGCCGACGATGGCGGATCCTCGGGCCGGTTGCGCAGCGAGCTGGACGTGGTGCCGCCGGGGGACCTGCGGATGGCGTTGGCGGCGCTGGCCTCCGACAGCCCGGCCGGGCGGCTGTGGGCGACCATCCTGCAGCACCGGTTCGGCGGCACCGGCGCGCTGGCCGGCCACCCGATCGGCAACCTGTTGCTGGCGGGCCTCAGCGAGGTGCTGGCCGACCCGGTGGCCGCACTCGACGAGCTCGGCCGGATGCTCGGCGTCAAAGGGCGGGTGCTGCCGATGTGTCCGATCGCCCTGCAGATCGAAGCCGACGTGTCCGGACTCGACGCCGATCCGCGGCTGTTCGGGGTGATCCGGGGCCAGGTGGCCATCGCGACCACACCGGGCAAGGTGCGCCGGGTGCGGTTGCTGCCGGGCAATCCGCCGGCGACGCGGCAGGCCGTCGACGCCATCATGTCCGCGGACCTGGTGGTACTCGGGCCGGGCTCGTGGTTCACCAGCGTGATCCCGCACCTGCTGGTGCCCGGGCTGGCGTCGGCGCTACAGACCACCACGGCCCGGCGCGCCCTGGTGCTCAACCTGGTCGCCGAACCAGGCGAGACCGCGGGATTCTCGGTGGAGCGGCACCTGCACGTATTGGCCCAGCACGCCCCCGGTTTCACCGTCGACCACATCATCATCGACGCCGGACGGGTGCCCAGCGAGCGCGAACGCGAGCAGTTGCGTCGCGCCGCGACCTTGTTCGCCGCGGAGGTTCGGTTCGTCGACGTGGCACGACCTGGTACACCTTTACATGACCCAGGAAAGTTGGCGGCAGCGCTGGACGGGGTTCGGAAGGCCGGCGCACCGTCGCCGGCGATCTCGAATCCGGTCGCGGCGCCGGCCGAGGGCGGGGGCCGGCAATCCGGCGTGAGTGGACCGAGCGCGCTCGGGCCTGGAGGTGACAAGTCGTGGCGATGA